The following coding sequences are from one Ascaphus truei isolate aAscTru1 unplaced genomic scaffold, aAscTru1.hap1 HAP1_SCAFFOLD_3032, whole genome shotgun sequence window:
- the LOC142483166 gene encoding olfactory receptor 11L1-like: MLGNNHTIVTEFLLLGFQNLHSFKILLFTVFLVTYIMTLSSNLLIIALVSTSHQLHSPMYVFLAHLSLSDILLTTVIVPNMLRLIWGEGGTMSVAGCISQFHFFGCSGATECFLLTVMSYDRYLAICQPLRYTTIMNFKLRLLLVIWSWLLGFAMTILLILPISQLQFCGPNVIDHFFCDFAPLLKHSCSDTSFLEIEIFVLTFPVSFLPFTFIIVTYVCIFLTILRIPSTTGRQKAFSTCSSHLTVVCTYYGTLITIYIVPSRGHTFNINKVLSLLYMVVTPFFNPIIYSLRNQDIKAALRRRFYHSTDF, from the coding sequence ATGCTTGGGAACAATCACACTATAGTTACAGAATTCCTGCTTCTTGGATTCCAGAATCTTCACAGTTTCAAGATTTTACTCTTCACTGTGTTCCTCGTGACGTACATTATGACCTTAAGTAGTAATCTCCTGATTATCGCATTGGTGTCAACCAGTCACCAACTCCACTCTCCCATGTACGTCTTCCTTGCCCATTTGTCCCTATCTGACATCCTGCTCACCACGGTTATTGTCCCCAACATGCTACGCCTCATATGGGGAGAAGGTGGCACCATGTCTGTTGCTGGCTGCATTAGTCAATTTCATTTCTTTGGTTGCTCTGGGGCTACAGAGTGTTTCCTTCTCACAGTGATGTCCTATGACCGATACCTGGCCATCTGTCAACCGTTGCGTTACACCACCATTATGAATTTCAAGCTTCGCCTACTGCTGGTCATCTGGTCTTGGCTCCTAGGTTTTGCGATGACCATACTCTTAATTCTTCCGATCAGTCAGTTACAATTCTGTGGCCCAAATGTCATTGATCATTTCTTCTGTGATTTTGCTCCTCTTCTAAAACACTCTTGCTCAGACACCTCCTTCTTAGAAATTGAAATCTTTGTGCTAACCTTCCCTGTATCCTTCTTACCATTTACTTTCATCATTGTGACCTACGTATGTATCTTCCTCACAATCCTCCGGAtcccctccaccactgggagacaGAAAGCCTTCAGCacctgcagctcccatctcacGGTTGTTTGCACATATTATGGGACACTGATTACTATCTACATTGTTCCATCAAGAGGACACACATTTAACATAAACAAGGTCCTATCTCTGCTGTATATGGTGGTGACTCCCTTCTTTAACCCCATCATATACAGCCTGAGGAACCAGGATATCAAGGCAGCCCTGAGGAGAAGGTTTTACCATTCAACAGATTTCTAG